From Carya illinoinensis cultivar Pawnee chromosome 5, C.illinoinensisPawnee_v1, whole genome shotgun sequence, one genomic window encodes:
- the LOC122308972 gene encoding esterase-like isoform X2: MESPSILKFTIPLSCFFTLLLCAATLNPVFASKVCNFPAIFNFGDSNSDTGGLSASLIRATPPYGETYFRRPAGRFSDGRLTIDFMAMGVGLPYLSAYLDSLGANFTHGANFATASSTIRLPSRIIPAGGFSPFYLDIQYSQFEQFKERSQIIRRQGIYAHLMPKKDYFPKALYTFDIGQNDLGEGFFGNMTVEEVNASIPDILDKFSLNVKNIYKLGARSFWIHNTGPIGCLPYILDTFPSAQRDSYGCAKPYNDVAQSFNHKLKEAIVQLRIDLPSAAITYVDVYSVKYSLYREPHKYGFELPLVACCGYGGKYNYSSSVGCGETVTVNGSQIFVGSCERPSVRVNWDGIHYTEAANKFVFAQISTGAFSDPPVPLKMACHQV, translated from the exons ATGGAGTCTCCTAGCATTCTCAAGTTCACAATTCCTCTCTCTTGCTTCTTTACGCTTTTACTGTGTGCTGCCACACTGAACCCTGTATTTGCTTCGAAAGTTTGCAACTTTCCGGCAATCTTTAACTTTGGCGATTCAAACTCCGATACTGGAGGATTGTCTGCTAGCCTCATAAGAGCCACACCGCCTTATGGGGAGACCTATTTTCGCAGGCCTGCAGGAAGGTTCTCCGATGGCCGGCTCACGATTGATTTCATGG CAATGGGTGTTGGTCTTCCATATCTGAGTGCATACCTTGATTCCTTGGGAGCTAACTTCACACATGGTGCAAACTTTGCCACGGCCTCATCCACAATCAGACTACCATCCAGAATTATACCTGCAGGTGGATTTAGTCCCTTCTACCTTGATATCCAATACTCGCAATTTGAGCAGTTCAAAGAAAGATCACAGATTATAAGACGACAAG GAATATATGCACATTTGATGCCCAAGAAGGATTATTTTCCTAAAGCTTTATACACATTTGATATCGGTCAGAATGATCTTGGTGAGGGATTCTTTGGTAACATGACTGTAGAGGAAGTCAATGCTTCTATCCCCGATATTCTTGACAAGTTCTCTCTTAATGTTAAG AATATATACAAGTTGGGAGCTAGATCATTTTGGATCCACAATACTGGACCAATTGGTTGCCTTCCCTATATTTTGGACACTTTTCCATCAGCTCAAAGGGACAGCTATGGCTGTGCAAAGCCTTATAATGATGTGGCTCAGTCGTTCAATCACAAGTTGAAGGAGGCCATTGTTCAACTCAGGATCGATCTTCCTTCAGCTGCAATCACATATGTAGATGTCTACTCTGTGAAGTACTCCCTTTATAGAGAGCCACATAAATACG GATTTGAGCTTCCACTTGTTGCATGTTGTGGGTATGGAGGAAAGTACAACTACAGCAGTAGTGTTGGGTGTGGAGAAACAGTGACGGTGAATGGAAGCCAAATATTTGTTGGTTCATGTGAGCGCCCCTCGGTCAGAGTAAACTGGGATGGAATTCACTATACTGAGGCTGCCAACAAGTTTGTCTTTGCTCAGATTTCAACTGGAGCGTTTTCGGATCCACCTGTACCCTTGAAAATGGCATGTCACCAAGTTTAA
- the LOC122308972 gene encoding esterase-like isoform X1 codes for MESPSILKFTIPLSCFFTLLLCAATLNPVFASKVCNFPAIFNFGDSNSDTGGLSASLIRATPPYGETYFRRPAGRFSDGRLTIDFMAMGVGLPYLSAYLDSLGANFTHGANFATASSTIRLPSRIIPAGGFSPFYLDIQYSQFEQFKERSQIIRRQGGIYAHLMPKKDYFPKALYTFDIGQNDLGEGFFGNMTVEEVNASIPDILDKFSLNVKNIYKLGARSFWIHNTGPIGCLPYILDTFPSAQRDSYGCAKPYNDVAQSFNHKLKEAIVQLRIDLPSAAITYVDVYSVKYSLYREPHKYGFELPLVACCGYGGKYNYSSSVGCGETVTVNGSQIFVGSCERPSVRVNWDGIHYTEAANKFVFAQISTGAFSDPPVPLKMACHQV; via the exons ATGGAGTCTCCTAGCATTCTCAAGTTCACAATTCCTCTCTCTTGCTTCTTTACGCTTTTACTGTGTGCTGCCACACTGAACCCTGTATTTGCTTCGAAAGTTTGCAACTTTCCGGCAATCTTTAACTTTGGCGATTCAAACTCCGATACTGGAGGATTGTCTGCTAGCCTCATAAGAGCCACACCGCCTTATGGGGAGACCTATTTTCGCAGGCCTGCAGGAAGGTTCTCCGATGGCCGGCTCACGATTGATTTCATGG CAATGGGTGTTGGTCTTCCATATCTGAGTGCATACCTTGATTCCTTGGGAGCTAACTTCACACATGGTGCAAACTTTGCCACGGCCTCATCCACAATCAGACTACCATCCAGAATTATACCTGCAGGTGGATTTAGTCCCTTCTACCTTGATATCCAATACTCGCAATTTGAGCAGTTCAAAGAAAGATCACAGATTATAAGACGACAAG GAGGAATATATGCACATTTGATGCCCAAGAAGGATTATTTTCCTAAAGCTTTATACACATTTGATATCGGTCAGAATGATCTTGGTGAGGGATTCTTTGGTAACATGACTGTAGAGGAAGTCAATGCTTCTATCCCCGATATTCTTGACAAGTTCTCTCTTAATGTTAAG AATATATACAAGTTGGGAGCTAGATCATTTTGGATCCACAATACTGGACCAATTGGTTGCCTTCCCTATATTTTGGACACTTTTCCATCAGCTCAAAGGGACAGCTATGGCTGTGCAAAGCCTTATAATGATGTGGCTCAGTCGTTCAATCACAAGTTGAAGGAGGCCATTGTTCAACTCAGGATCGATCTTCCTTCAGCTGCAATCACATATGTAGATGTCTACTCTGTGAAGTACTCCCTTTATAGAGAGCCACATAAATACG GATTTGAGCTTCCACTTGTTGCATGTTGTGGGTATGGAGGAAAGTACAACTACAGCAGTAGTGTTGGGTGTGGAGAAACAGTGACGGTGAATGGAAGCCAAATATTTGTTGGTTCATGTGAGCGCCCCTCGGTCAGAGTAAACTGGGATGGAATTCACTATACTGAGGCTGCCAACAAGTTTGTCTTTGCTCAGATTTCAACTGGAGCGTTTTCGGATCCACCTGTACCCTTGAAAATGGCATGTCACCAAGTTTAA